A region of Candidatus Hydrogenedens sp. DNA encodes the following proteins:
- a CDS encoding DUF2007 domain-containing protein — translation MNEEHDLKVVARCTTDTEAELIINLLNENGIEAFIDSNLPHSVWPVVDDALVVVRDTDFEQAKQIIAEYQENETIDIDDENKDNHINEKGE, via the coding sequence ATGAATGAAGAACATGACTTAAAAGTTGTCGCTCGGTGCACGACAGACACTGAAGCAGAATTAATTATTAATCTACTCAATGAAAATGGGATAGAGGCATTTATAGACTCAAACCTCCCTCATTCTGTCTGGCCTGTGGTTGATGATGCGTTAGTAGTTGTTCGTGATACGGATTTTGAACAGGCAAAACAAATTATTGCGGAATATCAAGAAAACGAAACAATAGATATAGATGATGAAAATAAAGATAATCACATCAATGAAAAAGGAGAATAA
- a CDS encoding riboflavin synthase, translated as MFTGIIEEIGTIVKQTNEKITIEAKKILSDVSIGASIAVNGVCLTVTEYTSTAFSAQLSPETRKRTTLSNLYIHQKVNLERAMSINSRFGGHIVLGHVDGIGTVQKVVDQGDFSLWYFKVPENLTKYIIPKGSIAVDGISLTVVELLQDTFSVAIIPSTKLNTNLQFLSSGDKVNLETDIIGKYIEKLLTPYRSQSNISESFLKEHGFI; from the coding sequence ATGTTTACAGGAATTATTGAAGAAATAGGAACTATTGTAAAACAAACAAATGAGAAGATAACTATTGAAGCGAAGAAAATCCTTTCTGATGTGTCAATAGGTGCAAGTATCGCAGTAAATGGAGTTTGTCTTACCGTTACTGAGTATACTTCCACAGCATTTTCAGCCCAACTTTCACCTGAAACAAGGAAAAGAACAACATTATCTAATCTTTATATCCATCAGAAAGTTAATTTAGAACGTGCTATGAGTATAAACAGTCGTTTTGGTGGCCATATTGTACTGGGTCACGTAGATGGTATTGGTACCGTCCAAAAAGTTGTAGACCAGGGAGATTTTTCACTATGGTATTTTAAAGTTCCTGAGAATTTAACAAAATATATTATCCCTAAGGGGTCAATTGCTGTTGATGGTATAAGTCTAACAGTGGTTGAACTTTTGCAAGATACTTTCTCAGTAGCGATAATCCCTTCAACAAAATTAAATACCAATTTACAATTTTTATCGTCCGGTGATAAAGTCAACTTAGAAACCGATATTATCGGAAAATATATTGAGAAACTCTTAACCCCATATCGTTCTCAATCGAACATTTCTGAAAGTTTCCTAAAAGAACATGGTTTTATATAA
- the ribD gene encoding bifunctional diaminohydroxyphosphoribosylaminopyrimidine deaminase/5-amino-6-(5-phosphoribosylamino)uracil reductase RibD — MIATEINKDYYYMQKALELAERARGATSPNPMVGCVIVKNGKIIGEGYHKKAGDAHAEIVALNSAKEDTKHSTFYITLEPCNHYGKTPPCAPSIVEARPHRVVIAMKDPNPLVAGKGIELLKSSGIEVEVGILEESARKLNEIYIKYITDKVPFVIAKWAMTMDGKIATVTGDSKYISCAESLKKTHEIRNSVDAILVGGHTVLRDNPSLTVRFCDVKHKSPIRIILDTKEGLRDNLFVLTDKKAPTWIITPYNREYVNADKTIKITNEEDKLVSLTGLIKELGKYEITSLLIEGGGKTLSSAFSEGIIDKIYCFICPHIFGGAEAITPVMGRGIAKNVDESIKLKIEKTTHIGTDICIEAYVIKQKGVS; from the coding sequence ATGATAGCAACAGAGATAAATAAAGACTATTACTATATGCAAAAAGCATTAGAACTTGCGGAAAGAGCAAGAGGAGCTACCTCTCCAAATCCGATGGTAGGTTGTGTTATAGTAAAGAATGGTAAAATTATTGGTGAAGGGTACCATAAAAAAGCAGGGGATGCTCATGCGGAAATTGTAGCATTAAATAGTGCAAAAGAAGATACGAAACACTCTACCTTCTATATAACCCTTGAACCATGCAATCATTATGGTAAGACACCTCCATGTGCTCCGAGTATTGTAGAAGCCCGTCCTCATAGAGTGGTTATTGCAATGAAAGACCCTAATCCTCTTGTTGCGGGCAAAGGCATTGAACTACTTAAAAGTTCAGGAATTGAGGTAGAAGTAGGTATATTAGAAGAATCTGCCCGAAAATTAAATGAGATATATATCAAGTACATAACTGATAAGGTTCCTTTTGTTATAGCAAAATGGGCAATGACAATGGACGGTAAAATTGCCACAGTGACAGGAGATTCAAAATATATAAGCTGTGCAGAATCATTGAAGAAGACACATGAAATAAGAAACAGTGTCGATGCCATCTTGGTTGGTGGACATACTGTTCTTAGGGATAATCCATCATTAACCGTTCGTTTTTGTGACGTAAAACATAAATCCCCAATTCGAATTATCTTGGATACGAAAGAAGGATTGCGGGATAACTTATTTGTTCTTACAGATAAAAAAGCACCAACTTGGATTATTACTCCCTATAACCGCGAGTATGTCAATGCAGATAAAACTATAAAAATTACTAATGAAGAAGATAAATTAGTTTCACTTACAGGATTAATAAAAGAACTGGGAAAATATGAGATTACATCGTTACTTATTGAAGGTGGAGGGAAAACGTTGTCATCAGCATTCTCTGAGGGAATAATAGACAAAATATATTGCTTTATTTGTCCTCATATCTTTGGTGGAGCAGAGGCTATTACCCCTGTTATGGGGCGAGGAATTGCTAAAAATGTAGATGAATCTATTAAATTAAAAATAGAGAAGACAACTCATATAGGCACAGATATTTGCATTGAGGCTTATGTTATAAAACAAAAAGGTGTTTCTTAA
- a CDS encoding ABC transporter ATP-binding protein encodes MSKSILQIENLYLKFHDKEILRGINIEIWEGHIHAIIGPNGAGKSTLVSTIMGLPGYNPEKGKIFFLGEDITNTPIYDRAKKGLTLAWQEPARFEGLSVKKFILTGAKNKCHKKAEEVLEMVGLEPGKYLDRAVDKTLSGGERKRIELASIIAMEPKLILLDEPDSGIDIDALQKIFTLLQQLKQQGITVALITHSLSVLKQADHAFLMCCGKVLDKGNVDRIASYFQNKCIPCNHGKLQDESI; translated from the coding sequence ATGAGCAAAAGTATCCTCCAAATTGAAAATCTTTACCTGAAGTTCCATGATAAGGAAATTTTAAGAGGTATTAATATTGAGATATGGGAAGGCCATATCCATGCCATAATAGGTCCAAATGGTGCAGGGAAGTCAACTCTTGTTTCTACTATTATGGGTTTGCCTGGATACAATCCAGAAAAAGGAAAAATATTTTTTCTGGGAGAGGATATAACCAATACTCCTATTTATGATAGAGCCAAAAAAGGCTTAACATTGGCGTGGCAAGAACCTGCACGTTTTGAAGGTCTTTCCGTAAAGAAATTTATTCTAACAGGAGCAAAAAATAAATGTCATAAAAAAGCAGAAGAAGTCCTTGAAATGGTTGGATTAGAGCCAGGAAAATATCTTGACAGAGCGGTTGATAAAACATTAAGTGGCGGAGAAAGAAAAAGAATTGAATTGGCATCTATTATCGCTATGGAACCAAAACTTATTCTGCTTGACGAACCCGATTCAGGAATAGATATTGATGCATTACAAAAAATATTTACACTCTTACAACAATTAAAACAGCAAGGCATAACTGTGGCACTAATTACTCATAGCCTTTCTGTATTAAAACAGGCAGACCATGCATTCTTAATGTGTTGTGGTAAAGTCTTAGATAAAGGAAATGTAGATAGAATCGCTTCTTATTTCCAAAATAAATGTATTCCTTGTAATCATGGAAAATTACAAGATGAATCGATATAG
- the ribE gene encoding 6,7-dimethyl-8-ribityllumazine synthase — protein sequence MPKIIQGNLIPKNKKFGIVASRFNEFIVQKLLDGALDVLKRHGISDEDITVVWVPGSFEIPVITKKMAQIGKFDAIIALGCVIRGGTPHFEYIAAETTKGIGQVSLDTGIPVIFGVLTTDSIEQAIERAGTKAGNKGAHSALAALEMVSLMEQLNSC from the coding sequence ATGCCTAAGATTATCCAAGGTAATTTAATTCCCAAGAACAAAAAATTTGGTATTGTAGCATCTCGTTTTAACGAGTTTATTGTTCAAAAATTGTTAGACGGAGCTCTGGATGTCTTAAAACGTCACGGTATTTCTGATGAAGACATTACAGTCGTTTGGGTGCCTGGGTCATTTGAAATACCAGTAATCACTAAGAAAATGGCTCAAATAGGTAAATTTGATGCGATTATCGCATTGGGTTGTGTTATTCGTGGAGGCACACCACACTTTGAATACATTGCAGCAGAAACTACTAAAGGGATAGGACAGGTCTCTTTAGATACAGGAATACCCGTAATTTTTGGGGTACTAACCACAGATAGTATTGAACAAGCCATCGAAAGAGCAGGTACAAAAGCTGGGAATAAAGGAGCCCATTCCGCTTTAGCAGCCCTTGAAATGGTTTCACTAATGGAGCAGTTAAATTCATGCTAA
- the pal gene encoding peptidoglycan-associated lipoprotein Pal — translation MIKNNVYYTIITLILAVTLVFAMGCKHKKTPPIDTGIETPTAEKPSGEGQPELDLESLLFTPGSKYGLETVYFDFDSSALRPDAIATLQKNAEKIKQVPNVIIQLAGHCDERGTQEYNLALGERRALAVRDYLIKLGIPASRLVTISYGEEYPADPGHDESAWAKNRRVEFNRAQ, via the coding sequence ATGATTAAAAACAACGTTTATTACACAATTATCACATTAATTTTAGCGGTAACATTAGTTTTTGCAATGGGTTGTAAACATAAGAAGACCCCTCCTATTGATACAGGAATTGAAACACCGACTGCTGAGAAACCGAGTGGAGAGGGACAACCTGAGTTGGATCTTGAAAGTTTATTGTTTACTCCTGGCAGTAAATACGGGTTAGAAACTGTATACTTTGATTTTGATAGTTCTGCATTAAGACCAGACGCTATTGCAACATTGCAAAAGAATGCGGAAAAAATTAAGCAAGTGCCGAATGTCATTATCCAATTAGCGGGACATTGTGATGAACGTGGAACGCAAGAGTATAACCTTGCTTTGGGAGAACGTAGAGCACTTGCGGTTCGCGACTATCTCATTAAGTTAGGTATCCCTGCATCAAGATTAGTTACAATTAGTTATGGTGAAGAATATCCAGCAGACCCAGGACATGATGAATCTGCATGGGCAAAAAATCGTCGTGTAGAGTTTAATCGTGCCCAGTAA
- a CDS encoding BadF/BadG/BcrA/BcrD ATPase family protein, whose protein sequence is MRYYLGIDAGGTKTFVLIGDETGKILGFGRAGAGNYEAYGVESAKEEINKAITSALTEAGLTLSDINGIGMGIAGADIPEDYVMLENEIFTPMFGDIPRCFRNDSMAGLRGGTKKPFGIVIACGTGCVCAGKNKEGKEARVGGISEEFGDKVSGSSIGQEGLRAVWRYRDKIIGYTKLVDKFLEKSGCKDVDELFYRMYKRNLTYLDLEPMAKLVFDAAYEGDATASDILEWGGRYLGEMVNACARILDMTRYAFDVVMAGSVFKGISPVLKDAMTTVIHRECPLAVPVMPIYEPVVGALLLGMELDFPINEDIYQQLEIGLETFEKKYKIILKSL, encoded by the coding sequence ATGAGGTATTATTTAGGTATCGATGCAGGTGGCACAAAAACATTTGTATTAATAGGAGACGAAACAGGAAAAATATTAGGTTTTGGCAGAGCTGGAGCTGGGAATTATGAAGCTTATGGAGTGGAATCAGCAAAAGAAGAAATAAATAAAGCCATAACATCCGCATTAACAGAAGCAGGATTAACGCTTTCGGATATAAACGGAATAGGTATGGGAATAGCAGGGGCAGATATTCCAGAAGATTATGTTATGTTAGAAAATGAAATATTTACGCCTATGTTTGGGGATATACCACGATGTTTTCGAAATGATTCGATGGCTGGGCTTCGTGGTGGAACAAAAAAACCATTCGGTATTGTAATCGCATGTGGAACAGGCTGTGTATGTGCTGGTAAGAATAAAGAGGGAAAAGAAGCGAGAGTTGGCGGAATAAGTGAGGAGTTTGGAGATAAGGTAAGTGGGTCAAGTATAGGGCAGGAAGGATTACGTGCGGTTTGGAGATACCGAGATAAGATTATAGGTTACACCAAATTAGTAGATAAGTTTTTGGAAAAATCAGGTTGTAAAGATGTTGATGAACTGTTTTATCGAATGTATAAGAGGAATCTGACATATCTTGATTTAGAGCCGATGGCAAAGCTTGTTTTTGATGCTGCCTATGAAGGGGATGCTACTGCATCGGATATTTTGGAATGGGGAGGTCGCTATTTAGGGGAAATGGTTAATGCGTGTGCCCGAATTTTAGACATGACAAGATATGCCTTTGATGTGGTTATGGCGGGAAGTGTTTTTAAGGGGATAAGCCCTGTATTAAAAGATGCTATGACAACCGTTATACATCGTGAATGTCCGCTTGCAGTTCCAGTTATGCCTATATATGAACCAGTGGTTGGTGCTCTCTTATTAGGGATGGAACTTGATTTCCCTATTAATGAGGACATTTACCAACAATTGGAGATTGGATTAGAAACGTTTGAAAAGAAGTATAAAATAATCTTAAAATCGCTTTGA
- a CDS encoding bifunctional 3,4-dihydroxy-2-butanone-4-phosphate synthase/GTP cyclohydrolase II — MLSPLEDIIKDLQEGKMIILIDDEDRENEGDLVMAAEKVTPEAINFMAKYGRGLICVPMLRERLIELDLPPMTTNNTSPFSTAFHISFDSAHGITTGISAYDRAYSIRLVANPSTKAEDLVRPGHLFPLCAKEGGVLVRAGQTEGSIDLLKMAGMTPVSVICEIMKDDGTMARLPDLERFAEEHGLKICSIEQIIRYRRANEKLIQRVAEAKLPTLYGNFKIIIYESKIDTYQHIALVKGDVSTGEPVLVRVHSECFTGDVLGSLRCDCRSQLQEAMKMIEKEGRGVIVYMRQEGRGIGLANKIKAYALQDQGLDTVEANKHLGFDPDPREYGLGAQILADLGVKEMKLITNNPIKRAGLEGYNLKVVERVPLVIPPNEYNKEYLMTKKEKLGHIL; from the coding sequence ATGCTATCACCCTTAGAAGACATTATCAAAGACTTACAAGAAGGAAAAATGATAATTCTTATCGACGATGAAGACCGTGAGAATGAAGGTGACCTGGTTATGGCAGCCGAAAAAGTAACACCAGAAGCCATCAATTTTATGGCAAAATACGGGAGAGGGCTGATTTGTGTCCCTATGTTGCGGGAACGACTTATAGAATTGGACTTGCCACCTATGACTACCAATAACACATCCCCATTTTCTACAGCATTTCATATATCGTTTGACTCTGCCCATGGTATTACAACGGGAATTAGTGCTTATGACCGTGCTTATAGTATTCGACTGGTAGCAAACCCATCTACGAAAGCAGAAGATTTAGTTCGACCAGGACATCTTTTCCCATTGTGTGCGAAGGAAGGGGGTGTCCTTGTTCGTGCAGGACAAACAGAAGGCTCTATTGACCTGTTAAAAATGGCAGGAATGACCCCTGTGTCTGTAATTTGTGAAATTATGAAGGATGACGGTACGATGGCACGTTTACCTGACCTTGAAAGATTTGCGGAAGAGCATGGTTTAAAGATTTGCTCAATTGAACAAATTATCCGATACCGTCGTGCTAACGAAAAATTAATTCAACGGGTCGCTGAAGCAAAACTACCAACTCTTTACGGAAACTTTAAGATTATAATTTATGAAAGCAAGATAGATACATATCAACATATTGCTCTGGTAAAAGGTGATGTGTCAACAGGTGAACCTGTTTTAGTGCGAGTCCATTCAGAGTGTTTTACAGGTGATGTATTGGGCTCCTTGAGGTGTGATTGCAGAAGCCAATTGCAAGAAGCAATGAAAATGATTGAAAAAGAGGGGAGAGGGGTTATCGTTTATATGCGACAAGAAGGACGTGGAATAGGTTTGGCAAACAAAATTAAAGCGTATGCGTTGCAAGACCAAGGTTTAGACACTGTAGAAGCAAATAAACATCTTGGTTTTGACCCTGACCCAAGAGAGTATGGACTTGGTGCTCAAATTTTAGCAGATTTGGGTGTAAAAGAAATGAAACTTATAACAAATAACCCAATCAAAAGAGCAGGTTTAGAAGGATATAACTTAAAAGTTGTTGAACGTGTCCCTCTTGTAATACCTCCAAATGAGTATAATAAAGAGTATCTCATGACGAAAAAAGAAAAGTTAGGACATATTCTATAA
- a CDS encoding SufD family Fe-S cluster assembly protein — MTKSELVMDMLKSLGINLNHVFAEDVAKIQVHQNKVVGLHLVPGLKVTADELSDGIEAQIIIEKGKKIDKPIHICFGVLPEEGLQRVKLHICAEEDSKAMILAHCTFPNARKVKHMMEADIEIQPNARYAYFERHIHGPEGGVNVLPNAKICVGEKAEFSTEFELIKGSAGNIEFNYEVTGKAHSKTEMTARISGSHQDTIKLHETAYLMGEHSAGVIVSHIALRHQAKAEVENTLVAEGPYSRGHVDCKEIVVGDSWAKAVPIVLVKHPTAHVTHEAAIGSVDAKQLVTLMAHGLNEEEATDVIIDGLLNKKQSWQKILSENI, encoded by the coding sequence ATGACAAAGTCTGAATTAGTAATGGATATGTTAAAATCATTAGGAATAAATTTAAACCATGTATTTGCTGAAGATGTAGCTAAAATTCAGGTTCATCAAAATAAAGTTGTTGGTCTTCACCTTGTCCCCGGACTTAAAGTAACCGCAGATGAGTTAAGTGATGGGATTGAAGCACAAATTATTATTGAAAAAGGTAAAAAAATTGATAAACCAATTCATATTTGCTTTGGGGTTCTACCCGAGGAAGGACTACAACGTGTAAAATTACATATTTGTGCTGAAGAAGATTCAAAAGCAATGATTCTTGCTCATTGTACGTTCCCAAATGCTCGTAAAGTAAAACATATGATGGAAGCGGATATAGAAATCCAACCCAATGCCAGATATGCCTATTTCGAACGGCATATCCATGGTCCCGAAGGTGGTGTCAATGTTCTACCTAATGCAAAAATTTGTGTAGGTGAAAAAGCAGAATTCTCCACAGAATTCGAATTAATTAAAGGTTCCGCTGGAAATATTGAATTTAATTATGAAGTGACTGGAAAAGCACATAGCAAAACTGAAATGACGGCCAGAATTTCTGGCTCTCATCAAGATACAATTAAATTGCACGAAACAGCTTATTTGATGGGGGAACATTCCGCTGGTGTGATTGTGTCTCATATCGCATTAAGACACCAGGCAAAAGCTGAAGTTGAAAATACCTTAGTGGCAGAAGGACCTTATTCACGAGGACATGTAGATTGCAAAGAAATTGTTGTAGGTGACTCTTGGGCAAAGGCTGTTCCTATTGTATTAGTAAAACATCCCACCGCACATGTTACACATGAAGCGGCAATTGGCAGTGTGGATGCTAAACAATTAGTAACTCTAATGGCACATGGACTAAATGAAGAAGAAGCAACAGATGTTATTATTGATGGATTGTTAAATAAAAAACAGTCCTGGCAAAAAATACTGAGTGAAAATATATAA
- a CDS encoding UTP--glucose-1-phosphate uridylyltransferase has translation MNTQLIIAPEKEKEIRDNVFKFGQEHVFKFWENLNNSQRNHLINQLAKIDFELMANLANKWILTTPEPEVFSQIIPIPIIPLMDSENSKEREAYECGEETLRNGKVGLFLVAGGQGTRLGFDGPKGTYPIGPITGKSLFQYHVEKVINLQKKYNCDIPLYIMVSEWNKKETTAFFEKNNYFGLNPKNVYFPVQPMVPCLDETGKFILDSPYSIAMNPNGHGGTIQTIIEQDVIDDAKGRGVEILSYFQVDNWAVKVADPRFIGYHVLNNAEMSSKIIRKSDLREPVGVHCLCDGVYRVIEYSELDIYPQLLELDIDGSIKFFAGNPAMHIISLEFVKKVYNKFKDFPWHKAHKKIPYIDENGHLLKPSQPNGYKFETFIFDALRYTSHAPVAVEIGRLGEYTPIKQYDGKNSVVEARKSMNAFWGQWLEKAGYQIQNMMQNNETFFIEISPAFALTETEFIEKSKHYKWNISPSGIAIDKDGNSIAGTS, from the coding sequence ATGAATACTCAATTAATCATTGCACCAGAAAAAGAAAAGGAAATACGAGACAACGTTTTCAAATTTGGGCAAGAGCATGTTTTTAAGTTCTGGGAGAACTTAAACAATTCACAGCGGAACCATTTAATAAACCAATTAGCGAAAATCGATTTTGAGTTAATGGCAAATCTTGCAAATAAATGGATTTTGACAACTCCAGAACCAGAAGTATTTAGCCAGATTATTCCAATACCGATAATCCCATTAATGGACTCGGAAAATTCAAAAGAGCGTGAAGCATACGAATGTGGAGAAGAGACACTACGAAATGGTAAAGTAGGTCTATTTCTTGTCGCAGGTGGGCAGGGAACACGATTAGGATTTGATGGTCCTAAAGGGACCTATCCCATCGGTCCGATTACGGGTAAATCTCTCTTTCAATATCATGTAGAAAAGGTTATTAATTTGCAGAAGAAATATAACTGTGATATACCTCTGTATATCATGGTTAGCGAATGGAATAAAAAAGAAACAACAGCATTTTTCGAAAAAAATAATTACTTTGGATTAAATCCTAAAAATGTTTATTTCCCTGTTCAACCTATGGTGCCTTGTCTCGATGAGACTGGAAAATTTATTCTGGATTCTCCATATTCAATAGCAATGAATCCAAATGGACATGGGGGCACAATACAGACTATTATTGAACAAGATGTTATTGATGACGCAAAAGGTAGAGGGGTGGAAATCTTAAGTTACTTTCAGGTGGATAATTGGGCTGTAAAGGTTGCAGACCCACGTTTTATAGGCTACCATGTTTTGAATAACGCAGAGATGTCCTCCAAAATTATCCGAAAATCAGACCTCAGGGAACCTGTAGGCGTTCACTGTCTTTGCGATGGTGTATATCGGGTTATTGAATATTCTGAACTGGATATTTACCCACAATTACTCGAATTAGACATTGACGGGAGTATAAAGTTTTTTGCAGGAAACCCTGCAATGCATATTATCTCTCTTGAATTTGTAAAAAAAGTATACAATAAATTTAAGGATTTTCCATGGCATAAGGCACATAAAAAAATACCTTATATTGATGAGAATGGTCATTTATTAAAACCATCCCAACCAAATGGCTACAAGTTTGAAACATTTATATTCGATGCATTACGTTATACAAGCCATGCTCCTGTCGCAGTAGAAATTGGAAGGTTAGGCGAATACACACCAATAAAACAGTATGATGGGAAAAACAGCGTAGTAGAGGCGAGAAAAAGCATGAATGCTTTTTGGGGACAATGGCTCGAAAAAGCAGGCTATCAAATCCAAAACATGATGCAGAATAACGAAACCTTTTTTATCGAAATAAGTCCTGCTTTTGCTTTAACAGAGACTGAATTCATTGAAAAGAGTAAGCACTATAAATGGAATATATCCCCATCTGGTATAGCAATAGATAAAGATGGCAACAGCATAGCAGGCACTTCATAA
- a CDS encoding DUF1573 domain-containing protein, which produces MKIFRTQYIVFSVLFLCCLFVLFIVVKSQQQRSEENQIESPYQPSLPPLGSNQGETAQIELETGSIFDMGTVPNDVETTKKLKVFNRGKAVLSLKDIRTSCACTQGTIPAGQNVIPPNGEGYILITIYPSRVVGFYSEKTLTIFSNDYKNPVLELKVKAHIEPEFIFEPEEVQFGNFQKGTLLEQKIHITQKFMKKPLEIFKIYERNLPENIESDLIPDLVKIKSEEPIEYMLTIKTTPKLSPGEFTREFFLSTNIDRFPEVPLKVKGSVIAPYKINYPFPKPLNIMPTPSNIPMKNIIEILPETETETIEVISHQFIPDIFTIQNILSNTTGLKIEVMPKGIEKGTSGVLDLKLRVNGKEYNEHVLLKTLTLGVQE; this is translated from the coding sequence ATGAAAATTTTTAGAACGCAATATATTGTTTTTTCTGTTCTTTTTCTATGTTGTCTCTTTGTTTTGTTCATTGTTGTAAAATCGCAACAACAAAGGTCGGAAGAAAATCAGATTGAAAGTCCGTATCAACCTTCTTTACCACCTCTGGGTTCAAATCAAGGTGAAACTGCCCAAATTGAGTTAGAAACAGGTTCTATTTTTGATATGGGAACTGTTCCTAACGATGTAGAAACGACAAAAAAGTTAAAAGTCTTTAATAGAGGTAAGGCGGTATTAAGTTTGAAAGATATTCGCACATCCTGTGCCTGCACACAGGGTACCATTCCTGCAGGACAAAATGTAATACCTCCTAATGGCGAAGGATATATTCTTATTACAATCTATCCATCTCGTGTTGTGGGATTTTATTCAGAAAAGACACTCACCATTTTCTCAAACGATTACAAAAACCCAGTGTTAGAACTTAAAGTAAAGGCTCATATTGAGCCAGAATTTATTTTTGAACCGGAAGAAGTTCAGTTTGGTAATTTTCAAAAGGGAACATTATTAGAACAAAAGATTCATATAACGCAAAAGTTCATGAAGAAACCATTAGAGATTTTTAAAATATATGAAAGGAATCTTCCAGAAAACATAGAGAGTGATTTGATTCCTGATTTGGTAAAGATAAAATCAGAAGAGCCAATTGAATACATGCTAACCATAAAAACAACTCCGAAACTTTCCCCAGGTGAATTTACACGAGAATTCTTTTTAAGCACAAATATTGACCGATTTCCAGAAGTCCCATTAAAAGTCAAAGGTTCAGTAATTGCACCCTATAAAATAAACTATCCATTTCCGAAACCGTTAAATATCATGCCTACACCATCAAATATCCCGATGAAGAATATAATCGAAATTTTGCCAGAAACAGAAACGGAAACGATAGAGGTTATTTCACATCAATTTATCCCTGATATTTTTACTATTCAAAATATTCTCTCTAATACAACGGGACTCAAAATAGAAGTTATGCCTAAAGGGATAGAAAAAGGCACCTCTGGAGTGCTTGACTTGAAACTCCGTGTTAATGGAAAAGAATATAATGAACATGTATTGTTAAAAACACTTACATTAGGAGTTCAGGAATAG
- the ybgF gene encoding tol-pal system protein YbgF yields the protein MNTTWRCISYALIVIVLYLSTSCGTTGGKQVETVIYDMHRRVTKLDKGFDGINTTFADLSVKLENNDQIMKDLKSTIEENQIKLNQLNKELSELKSTLYRHLNLSVGGTPPPSGVSPSKEVVANVDILPPSSAQAPPIQTLPPPPPPQAQQQQQTTQPKTATPTTVEPVTTSTTPPVQDAQKDYQEAQNLFANEKYEEALARFDKHIKTFPTQETTPNALFWKAKCLFNLNRYQDAIQDFETLKNNFPNHSKVPIALQNEAVAYSRLGQTEKAVQLLKEVIEKYPTSPAADQARADLEKLQKSPQ from the coding sequence ATGAATACAACATGGCGGTGTATATCTTATGCTCTAATTGTCATTGTTTTATATTTATCAACATCATGCGGAACTACAGGTGGTAAGCAAGTTGAAACAGTAATTTATGATATGCACCGCCGTGTAACTAAATTGGACAAGGGGTTTGACGGAATTAATACTACATTTGCAGACCTTTCTGTAAAGTTAGAGAATAATGACCAAATAATGAAGGATTTGAAGTCGACAATAGAAGAAAATCAGATAAAGTTAAATCAGTTAAATAAAGAATTAAGTGAACTAAAATCCACTCTTTATCGTCATTTAAATCTATCTGTAGGGGGTACTCCACCTCCATCAGGAGTAAGCCCTTCAAAAGAGGTTGTTGCAAATGTAGACATTTTACCACCAAGTTCAGCACAAGCACCTCCAATTCAAACATTGCCTCCTCCTCCACCTCCTCAGGCTCAACAGCAACAACAGACGACACAACCTAAAACAGCGACACCCACTACTGTAGAACCTGTAACAACTTCAACGACACCGCCTGTCCAAGATGCTCAAAAGGACTATCAAGAGGCACAAAATCTCTTTGCAAATGAAAAGTATGAAGAAGCATTGGCAAGATTTGACAAACACATTAAAACGTTTCCTACTCAGGAGACAACTCCTAACGCTTTGTTCTGGAAAGCAAAATGTTTGTTTAACCTAAATCGATATCAAGACGCAATTCAAGATTTTGAGACATTAAAGAATAACTTTCCAAACCATAGTAAAGTCCCCATTGCTTTACAGAATGAGGCTGTAGCCTATTCCAGATTAGGCCAAACAGAGAAAGCAGTACAGTTATTAAAAGAGGTTATTGAAAAATATCCAACTTCTCCTGCCGCGGACCAGGCAAGAGCAGACCTGGAAAAGTTACAAAAATCTCCCCAATAA